Proteins encoded by one window of Amaranthus tricolor cultivar Red isolate AtriRed21 chromosome 4, ASM2621246v1, whole genome shotgun sequence:
- the LOC130810562 gene encoding 22.0 kDa class IV heat shock protein-like gives MRTLVLTLAILTILCSSHGSGSIIPWMDPPSSSLNLLSELWPERIISDPFRILEEIPFSTFDTNVVSAPARVDWKETPEGHVITMDVPGLQKEDLNIEVEENRVLRVSGERKREEEKKGDHWHRSERCYGKFWRKFRLPENVDLDGVKAKLENGVLRINLAKLSPDKIKGPRIVSVEGVDGSEMPKVGSSNDYDKKQEL, from the coding sequence ATGCGTACACTAGTGTTAACTCTAGCAATACTAACTATACTATGTTCATCACACGGGTCTGGATCCATCATACCCTGGATGGATCCACCCAGTAGTAGTTTAAATTTACTATCAGAACTATGGCCGGAAAGGATCATTTCAGACCCTTTCCGGATCCTAGAAGAGATACCCTTCTCGACTTTCGACACAAACGTGGTGTCGGCCCCAGCAAGGGTAGACTGGAAGGAGACACCTGAAGGGCACGTGATAACAATGGATGTACCAGGGTTACAAAAGGAAGATTTAAACATAGAAGTGGAGGAAAATAGGGTGTTAAGAGTGAGTGGAgaaaggaaaagggaagaagagaaGAAAGGGGATCATTGGCATAGAAGTGAAAGGTGTTATGGTAAGTTTTGGAGGAAGTTTAGGTTGCCTGAAAATGTTGATTTGGATGGTGTAAAAGCAAAGCTTGAAAATGGGGTTTTGCGGATTAATTTGGCTAAGTTGTCTCCTGATAAGATTAAGGGTCCTAGAATTGTTAGTGTGGAAGGTGTTGATGGTAGTGAAATGCCTAAGGTTGGTTCTTCTAATGATTATGATAAGAAACAAGAGCTTTAA